Below is a window of Actinomycetota bacterium DNA.
GATCCCAGGTCGCGGACGACCCAGCCGTCGCCGTTGGGGGCGACGATCGCGTGCTCGTCCGACACGTAGACGTCGTCGAGCGTCACCGTCATCCTCTCGCTGCGACCGAGGGTGACCGCCTCGTCACGAAGCGGGATGACGCTCGGCCGTCCGTCCGGGGGGTGAACGACGAGCTCGCGTGGCGGGCGGCGGTTGCTGCGCTTGGGGGACGAGCCGGCCACGGCCGGCCGGGGACTGCTGGCGCGGCGACGGGGACCGTACAGGTCGGCGGTGACGGCGCGGATGGCCTGCACCAGGAACAGGTACAGCAGCGCCAGCAGGACCAGCTTGAGCAAGGTGAGCAGCGCGATCGGCACGGTCGGTGGTCACCTCGGGGCAGCAGGGACGGTGGGCACGCGGTCACCCTTCGACGAGTTCAACGACGGCTTCGCCGAGTTCGATG
It encodes the following:
- a CDS encoding FHA domain-containing protein, with translation MPIALLTLLKLVLLALLYLFLVQAIRAVTADLYGPRRRASSPRPAVAGSSPKRSNRRPPRELVVHPPDGRPSVIPLRDEAVTLGRSERMTVTLDDVYVSDEHAIVAPNGDGWVVRDLGSTNGTYLNGAKVSQATPVAAGDQVRIGKTRVEVRR